A genomic stretch from Luteolibacter flavescens includes:
- a CDS encoding Gfo/Idh/MocA family protein: MSPTSLPLSRRRVLAGSAATAALASFPNLLLAQDAASTAKLKVGLIGCGGRGTGSAEQALSADPNVVLWAVGDAFAEAIPGSLNGLKKFGGKVDVPTERQFVGLDAYQKVIDSGVDVVLLAAPPGFRPQHLRAAIEAGKHVFAEKPMAVDATGVRSVMESAKLAKEKGVAIQHGYCWRFAPGVRELYGKITSGELGKVHSVYGTYMGVAPKPLQPGMKKPDGMADVEWQMRWWTNFEWISGGPLLEQAIHTVDKIAWAMGDVAPIAAVANGGRATRTDAGNVYDHYNIVFEYPGGVMCHVGERQFPGCHTEVIDRIYCEKGIAVAPDTPMVLGPDGKKRTWMYRAQPGVEQNMYQVCHNEFFAALRKGEIINTGEYMANSTMLGILGREAAHTGQRITWDEMWKSTQDQAPDTLAMADSFEIAPVPVPGKHKLA; encoded by the coding sequence ATGAGTCCGACATCTCTGCCCCTTTCCCGTCGTCGCGTCCTTGCCGGGTCTGCCGCCACCGCGGCGCTCGCCAGCTTCCCGAATCTCCTGCTCGCGCAGGATGCCGCCAGCACTGCCAAGCTGAAGGTCGGCCTCATCGGCTGCGGCGGACGTGGCACCGGCTCCGCCGAGCAGGCGCTGTCCGCGGACCCGAATGTGGTGCTGTGGGCCGTAGGTGATGCCTTCGCGGAGGCCATCCCGGGCAGCCTGAATGGCCTGAAGAAATTCGGCGGCAAGGTGGACGTGCCCACCGAGCGCCAGTTCGTGGGCCTGGATGCGTATCAAAAGGTCATCGACAGCGGCGTGGACGTCGTCCTGCTCGCGGCTCCTCCGGGATTCCGCCCGCAGCACCTGCGCGCGGCGATCGAGGCGGGCAAGCACGTCTTCGCCGAGAAGCCGATGGCCGTGGACGCGACCGGCGTGCGCTCCGTGATGGAGTCCGCGAAGCTGGCGAAGGAGAAGGGCGTGGCCATCCAGCACGGCTACTGCTGGCGCTTCGCCCCGGGCGTGCGCGAGCTCTACGGCAAGATCACCTCCGGCGAGCTGGGCAAGGTCCACTCCGTCTACGGCACCTACATGGGCGTCGCGCCGAAGCCGCTGCAGCCGGGCATGAAGAAGCCGGACGGCATGGCCGACGTGGAGTGGCAGATGCGCTGGTGGACGAATTTCGAGTGGATCAGCGGCGGCCCGCTGCTGGAGCAGGCCATCCACACCGTGGACAAGATCGCCTGGGCCATGGGTGATGTCGCGCCGATCGCCGCCGTGGCAAATGGCGGCCGCGCCACCCGCACCGACGCGGGCAATGTGTACGACCACTACAACATCGTCTTCGAATACCCCGGCGGCGTGATGTGCCACGTGGGCGAGCGCCAGTTCCCCGGCTGCCACACCGAGGTGATCGACCGCATCTACTGTGAAAAGGGCATCGCCGTGGCGCCGGACACCCCGATGGTCCTCGGACCGGACGGCAAGAAGCGCACGTGGATGTATCGCGCCCAGCCCGGCGTGGAGCAAAACATGTATCAGGTCTGCCACAACGAATTCTTCGCCGCGCTCCGCAAGGGCGAGATCATCAATACCGGCGAGTACATGGCGAACAGCACCATGCTCGGCATCCTGGGCCGCGAGGCCGCCCACACCGGCCAGCGCATCACCTGGGACGAGATGTGGAAGTCCACGCAGGACCAGGCACCGGACACGCTGGCCATGGCGGACAGCTTCGAGATCGCGCCGGTGCCGGTGCCCGGGAAGCACAAGCTCGCCTGA
- a CDS encoding nucleoside permease has translation MEKAASPSALPRLSVMMFLQFFAWGSWFATLALAMGGNGLGDFIGRAYESAPLGAIFAPLFLGLVADRLFSSERVMGVLMIIGSLLVGAVALISPQGAAKGDMMVWLMIGYMLCYMPTLGLGNTITFTHLKQEDFPKARVWGTIGWIVAGLGVGAVGWSASLNIFWLGAASSLALGLYSFTLPNTPPPAKGKPLDLGSLLMVDAFKLLKNPPFLVFAMCSMLICIPLAYYYGQTSAYLGAAGFKQAAATMTLGQMSEIFFMLLIPFFFRKLGVKMMLLIGMLSWVARYALFAFGAPDQVAWMLLLGVALHGICYDFFFVTGFIYTDKKAPAEIRGQAQSLLVFLTQGLGMFFGFRMAFGQTFPFTDAKLPNTLGAYGAAPAEHGELIGQIKDLSGSATPGFLESLAGMFGKAYPAGIDTALVTKVLTDWKNYWIFPAGMAAVIAIIFFLGFWDKSADGGDAKH, from the coding sequence ATGGAAAAAGCTGCTTCGCCTTCCGCGCTGCCTCGTTTGTCAGTGATGATGTTCCTCCAGTTCTTCGCGTGGGGGTCTTGGTTTGCCACCCTCGCGCTGGCGATGGGTGGAAATGGTCTCGGAGATTTCATCGGCCGTGCGTATGAGAGTGCGCCCCTCGGCGCGATCTTCGCCCCGCTCTTCCTCGGCCTCGTGGCCGACCGCCTGTTCTCCTCGGAGCGGGTCATGGGCGTCCTCATGATCATCGGCAGCCTCCTCGTCGGGGCCGTGGCCTTGATCTCCCCGCAAGGCGCGGCAAAGGGCGACATGATGGTCTGGCTGATGATCGGCTACATGCTCTGCTACATGCCGACCCTTGGCCTGGGGAATACGATCACCTTCACGCACCTGAAGCAGGAGGATTTCCCGAAGGCGCGCGTCTGGGGCACCATCGGCTGGATCGTCGCCGGTCTCGGCGTGGGCGCTGTCGGCTGGTCCGCCTCGCTGAATATCTTCTGGCTCGGTGCCGCCTCCAGCCTCGCGCTCGGCCTCTACAGCTTCACGCTGCCGAATACCCCGCCGCCTGCAAAGGGCAAGCCGCTCGACCTCGGCTCGCTGCTCATGGTGGATGCCTTCAAGCTGCTGAAGAACCCGCCCTTCCTGGTCTTCGCGATGTGCTCGATGCTGATCTGCATCCCGCTCGCCTACTACTACGGCCAGACCTCCGCCTACCTCGGTGCCGCCGGCTTCAAGCAAGCCGCCGCGACCATGACCCTCGGCCAGATGTCCGAGATCTTCTTCATGCTCCTCATCCCCTTCTTCTTCCGCAAGCTCGGGGTGAAGATGATGCTGCTCATCGGCATGCTCTCCTGGGTGGCCCGCTATGCCCTCTTTGCCTTCGGTGCGCCTGACCAGGTCGCCTGGATGCTCCTCCTCGGCGTGGCCCTTCACGGCATCTGCTACGACTTCTTCTTCGTCACCGGCTTCATCTACACGGACAAGAAGGCTCCGGCCGAGATCCGCGGCCAGGCCCAGTCCCTGCTCGTCTTCCTGACGCAGGGCCTTGGCATGTTCTTCGGCTTCCGCATGGCCTTCGGCCAGACCTTCCCCTTCACCGATGCCAAGCTGCCGAATACCCTCGGTGCCTACGGCGCCGCGCCTGCCGAGCACGGCGAGCTGATCGGCCAGATCAAGGATCTCTCCGGCTCCGCCACCCCGGGCTTCTTGGAAAGCCTCGCCGGCATGTTCGGCAAGGCCTACCCCGCCGGCATCGACACCGCCCTCGTCACCAAGGTCCTGACCGACTGGAAGAACTACTGGATCTTCCCCGCCGGCATGGCCGCTGTCATCGCCATCATCTTCTTCCTCGGCTTCTGGGACAAGTCTGCGGACGGCGGTGATGCGAAACACTGA
- a CDS encoding Gfo/Idh/MocA family oxidoreductase, producing MNLSRRQTLKSLAALATIQIVPSRVLGLNGQTPPSGEITKAIIGCGGISASHLPMPGKLLALCDVDESHLAQRMKQAGGEEKGVKGYRDFREVLERKDIDVIHVATPPHWHALMSIAAAKSGKDVWCEKPMSRTIGEGIAMVKAVEKYERVFRLNTWFRFQDNFYGMGVPVKQIKKAAMHDVLGWPLTITVGAHTGFDWKLGIWTGQKGLKEEPVPASLDYDLWLGPAPKKPYNPNRVHAKFRGYWDYDGGGLGDMGQHYLDPAQYILGKDDTAPVSVEIDADPQDPDAIGTWRRIEFTYADGCKIVLDGDNSLKDAAYIQGPKGKITKGFQTDIPDLEKKLASLPDPEPQITDFHESIRTRKKFALNERNGFWSCTIVNMGVTAHRLNKNLKFDPKTLKFDDAEANKLIDQPMRGPWKIEV from the coding sequence ATGAATCTATCCCGCCGCCAGACCCTCAAATCGCTCGCCGCACTGGCGACCATCCAGATCGTCCCGAGCCGCGTGCTCGGCCTCAATGGCCAGACACCGCCGTCCGGGGAGATCACAAAGGCGATCATCGGCTGCGGCGGGATTTCCGCCTCCCACCTGCCCATGCCGGGCAAGCTTCTCGCGCTGTGCGACGTGGACGAGAGCCACCTCGCCCAGCGGATGAAGCAGGCCGGCGGCGAGGAAAAGGGAGTGAAGGGCTACCGTGACTTCCGCGAGGTGCTGGAGCGGAAGGACATCGACGTCATCCACGTCGCCACCCCGCCGCATTGGCACGCGCTCATGTCCATCGCCGCGGCGAAGTCCGGCAAGGACGTGTGGTGCGAGAAGCCCATGAGCCGCACCATCGGCGAGGGCATCGCCATGGTGAAGGCGGTGGAGAAGTACGAGCGCGTCTTCCGCCTCAATACCTGGTTCCGCTTCCAGGACAATTTCTACGGCATGGGCGTGCCGGTGAAGCAGATCAAGAAGGCCGCCATGCACGACGTGCTCGGCTGGCCGCTCACCATCACCGTGGGCGCCCACACCGGCTTTGACTGGAAGCTGGGCATCTGGACCGGCCAGAAGGGCCTGAAGGAAGAGCCCGTGCCCGCCTCGCTGGACTACGATCTCTGGCTCGGCCCCGCACCGAAGAAGCCGTACAATCCGAACCGCGTGCACGCGAAATTCCGCGGCTACTGGGACTACGATGGCGGCGGCCTCGGCGACATGGGCCAGCATTACCTGGACCCCGCCCAGTACATCCTGGGGAAGGACGACACCGCGCCCGTCTCCGTGGAGATCGATGCCGACCCGCAGGACCCCGATGCCATCGGCACGTGGCGTCGCATCGAATTCACCTACGCCGACGGCTGCAAGATCGTGCTCGATGGCGACAACAGCCTGAAGGACGCCGCCTACATCCAGGGGCCGAAGGGGAAGATCACCAAGGGCTTCCAGACCGACATCCCGGACCTGGAAAAGAAGCTCGCCTCGCTGCCCGATCCCGAGCCGCAGATCACCGATTTCCACGAGAGCATCCGCACGCGGAAGAAATTCGCGCTCAACGAGCGGAATGGCTTCTGGTCCTGCACGATCGTGAACATGGGCGTCACGGCCCACCGCTTGAACAAGAACCTCAAGTTCGACCCCAAGACGCTGAAATTCGACGACGCCGAGGCGAACAAGCTCATCGACCAGCCCATGCGCGGGCCATGGAAGATCGAGGTGTGA
- a CDS encoding S1 family peptidase, producing MFRSIALALAATTTLVSASTAELRDTARKLSADHKDAIVWLSVLAKVSMSADGDVPAQLKAALAAQEKEEKSETTGTIIDSSGLIVTALGGLDKSSMVDGQTVPTPAGPIKLKSNSEIKEVKVIMADGSEIPADLVLKDSDLGLAFIKVRMDSEEAKGVELQSIDLADSAKGEVLDECIALGRLDESLNRESSLLTTEISGITTRPRTFYRVATDSVGCPVYLANGKLLGVSVLRSPKGAAARGGQIQISPIILPAADIAKVAAQAKEAKAVEPAATEEKAAEDKPAEDKAGE from the coding sequence ATGTTCCGCTCCATCGCTCTCGCCCTCGCGGCGACCACCACCCTCGTCTCCGCCTCCACCGCGGAACTCCGTGACACCGCCAGGAAGCTCTCCGCCGATCACAAGGATGCCATCGTCTGGCTCTCCGTGCTGGCAAAGGTGAGCATGTCCGCCGATGGCGACGTGCCCGCCCAGCTCAAGGCCGCGCTCGCCGCGCAGGAAAAGGAAGAGAAGAGCGAGACGACCGGCACCATCATCGACTCCAGCGGCCTCATCGTCACCGCCCTCGGCGGCCTCGACAAGTCGTCCATGGTCGATGGCCAGACGGTCCCTACCCCCGCCGGCCCGATCAAGCTGAAGTCGAACTCCGAGATCAAGGAAGTGAAGGTCATCATGGCCGATGGCTCCGAGATCCCGGCGGATCTGGTGCTGAAGGATTCCGACCTCGGCCTGGCATTCATCAAGGTCCGCATGGACAGCGAGGAAGCGAAGGGCGTGGAGCTCCAGTCCATCGACCTGGCGGATTCGGCGAAGGGCGAGGTGCTCGACGAGTGCATCGCGCTGGGCCGCCTGGACGAGTCGCTGAACCGCGAGTCCAGCCTGCTGACCACGGAGATCTCCGGCATCACCACCCGCCCGCGCACCTTCTACCGCGTGGCCACGGACAGCGTGGGCTGCCCGGTCTATCTGGCGAATGGCAAGCTGCTCGGCGTGTCCGTGCTGCGCAGCCCGAAGGGCGCTGCCGCACGCGGTGGCCAGATCCAGATCTCGCCCATTATCCTGCCCGCCGCGGACATCGCCAAGGTGGCCGCGCAGGCGAAGGAAGCGAAGGCCGTGGAGCCTGCTGCCACCGAGGAGAAGGCCGCTGAGGACAAGCCCGCCGAAGACAAGGCTGGCGAGTAA
- a CDS encoding PDZ domain-containing protein, whose protein sequence is MTPMSSCRSALLVLALATCQTLPVFAQDAAATAPAAAPSAEVSDAIKKVYPALVRIYVVMEEGADGSMKKMQGSGSGAIISPEGHVLTNHHVAGRGTRFVCTLSNHDEVDATLVGTDALSDLAVLKLDLDTRRFKDQPLAVAGFGDSDTLKTGDLVFAMGSPGGLSQSVTRGIVANTEMIVPRHQIGLTLDGEKVGELVRWIGHDAIIFPGNSGGPLVNPAGEIIGVNEVGIASLGGAIPSNLAKKVAAELIDKGHVTRSWIGLEAQPLLRSMADEKGALVASVWKGSPAEKAGIKPGDFITAYQGTALPDCHAAEDLPVFNAMILNTTPGTEVTLAGIRDGQPHTWKLTTVLREPTLDKEAEIREWGLTTRNFTQVSALEKSRDSKDGVLVDTTRGGGPASEAKPALRSGDVIVKVGGQEVKNRAELIAFTADFVKGLTEPKPVLVEFERDRQKYATVVKVGPPKEPVKPRLAEKAWMGLSTQVLTDDLASALGIAGKKGVRVTSLAPDSPAKRAGLLEGDLLLKLDGKIINARRQEDSEVFPELILAYPVDATLELAGIRDGKPQTWNVSLAPRPTDDSELREYKDELFEFTARQLSTAQRDKLKTDLGEEPAGISVMKVEPSGWAALGGLAPDDVILTIDGKPMNEIEELKGKLVSLRDTKPRSVVFGIRRGPRTWFLEIEPRW, encoded by the coding sequence ATGACCCCGATGTCTTCCTGCCGTTCCGCCCTGCTGGTGCTCGCGCTTGCGACCTGCCAGACGCTGCCAGTTTTCGCCCAAGATGCCGCCGCCACCGCACCGGCAGCCGCCCCGTCCGCCGAGGTCTCCGACGCGATCAAGAAGGTCTATCCCGCCCTCGTCCGCATCTACGTGGTGATGGAGGAAGGGGCCGACGGCTCGATGAAAAAGATGCAAGGCAGCGGCAGCGGCGCGATCATCTCGCCCGAGGGCCACGTGCTGACGAATCACCACGTGGCGGGCCGCGGCACGCGCTTCGTGTGCACGCTGTCGAATCACGATGAGGTGGACGCCACGCTGGTGGGCACGGACGCGCTGTCCGACCTGGCAGTGCTGAAGCTGGACCTGGATACCCGCCGCTTCAAGGACCAGCCGCTGGCCGTGGCGGGCTTCGGCGACTCGGACACGCTGAAGACCGGCGACCTCGTCTTCGCGATGGGCAGCCCGGGTGGCCTGTCGCAATCGGTGACACGCGGCATCGTCGCGAATACCGAGATGATCGTCCCGCGCCACCAGATCGGCCTGACGCTCGATGGCGAGAAGGTCGGCGAACTGGTCCGCTGGATCGGCCACGACGCGATCATCTTCCCCGGCAACAGCGGCGGACCGCTGGTCAATCCGGCCGGCGAGATCATCGGCGTGAACGAAGTGGGCATCGCCAGCCTGGGCGGCGCGATCCCTTCAAACCTGGCGAAGAAGGTGGCCGCGGAACTCATCGACAAGGGCCACGTGACGCGAAGCTGGATCGGCCTGGAGGCCCAGCCACTGCTGCGCAGCATGGCGGACGAGAAGGGCGCGCTGGTCGCTTCCGTGTGGAAGGGCAGCCCGGCGGAGAAGGCCGGCATCAAGCCCGGTGACTTCATCACCGCCTACCAGGGCACCGCGCTGCCGGACTGCCACGCGGCGGAGGATCTGCCGGTCTTCAATGCAATGATCCTGAACACCACCCCGGGCACGGAGGTGACGCTGGCAGGCATCCGCGACGGCCAGCCGCACACGTGGAAGCTGACCACGGTGCTGCGCGAGCCCACCCTGGACAAGGAAGCGGAGATCCGCGAGTGGGGCCTGACGACCCGCAACTTCACCCAAGTGTCCGCGCTCGAGAAATCCCGCGACAGCAAGGACGGCGTGCTGGTGGACACCACCCGCGGCGGCGGCCCGGCCTCCGAGGCGAAGCCCGCGCTGCGCAGCGGCGACGTGATCGTGAAGGTGGGCGGCCAGGAGGTGAAGAACCGCGCCGAGCTGATCGCCTTCACCGCGGACTTCGTGAAGGGCCTCACCGAGCCGAAGCCGGTGCTCGTGGAATTCGAGCGCGACCGCCAGAAGTACGCCACCGTCGTGAAGGTGGGCCCGCCGAAGGAGCCGGTGAAGCCGCGCCTGGCGGAGAAGGCCTGGATGGGCCTGTCCACGCAGGTGCTCACGGATGACCTCGCGAGCGCGCTGGGCATTGCAGGCAAGAAGGGCGTCCGCGTGACCTCGCTCGCCCCGGATTCCCCAGCAAAGCGCGCCGGCCTGCTGGAGGGCGACCTGCTGCTGAAGCTGGATGGCAAGATCATCAATGCCCGCCGCCAGGAGGACTCGGAGGTCTTCCCGGAGCTCATCCTGGCCTACCCGGTGGACGCCACGCTGGAGCTGGCCGGCATCCGCGACGGCAAGCCGCAGACGTGGAATGTCTCCCTGGCCCCGCGCCCGACGGATGACAGCGAGCTGCGCGAGTACAAGGACGAGCTCTTCGAATTCACCGCCCGCCAGCTCTCCACCGCCCAGCGCGACAAGCTGAAGACGGACCTGGGCGAGGAGCCTGCCGGCATCTCCGTGATGAAGGTGGAGCCCAGCGGCTGGGCCGCCCTCGGCGGACTCGCCCCGGACGACGTGATCCTCACCATCGACGGCAAGCCGATGAACGAGATCGAGGAGCTGAAGGGCAAGCTGGTCTCGCTGCGCGACACGAAGCCACGCAGCGTCGTCTTCGGCATCCGCCGCGGCCCGCGCACCTGGTTCCTCGAAATCGAGCCCCGCTGGTGA
- a CDS encoding tRNA dihydrouridine synthase has product MTDLLTAGRPALYLAPMQDVTDLPFLKVIHPYGGADIYVTEYFRVHNDSRPSAWILRSIDENPTGRPIFAQMIGQDIEALVRTAKRLLEHPVAGIDLNLGCPAPVVCKKEAGGGLLRNLPKVDSILGALRDAIPTRFTVKTRIGYHHHDEFPQLLEIFRKHAIDVLAIHGRTVEERYSTPVHPDCVKMAVETLPCPVIANGNVVDVPTGLAYREKSQAAGLMIGRGAIRNPWLFSQLRSAFAGETVSHPGCRDMLEYVGRLYDELAAHTETFDPVGHVQRMKKTMVFVTQGHDADFEFRVRRAKTPEDFHSACRDHLDRDAPVPAAPQEGSRVFCGFSELLAE; this is encoded by the coding sequence ATGACCGATCTCCTTACCGCCGGACGCCCGGCGCTCTATCTCGCCCCGATGCAGGATGTGACGGACCTTCCTTTCCTGAAGGTGATCCATCCCTACGGCGGCGCGGACATTTACGTCACGGAGTACTTCCGCGTGCACAATGACTCGCGGCCGAGCGCGTGGATCCTGCGGTCGATCGACGAAAACCCGACGGGCAGGCCGATCTTCGCCCAGATGATCGGCCAGGACATCGAGGCGCTGGTGCGCACGGCGAAGCGCCTGCTGGAGCACCCGGTGGCGGGCATCGACCTGAATCTCGGCTGCCCCGCACCGGTGGTGTGCAAGAAGGAGGCCGGCGGGGGCCTGCTGCGGAACTTGCCAAAGGTGGACAGCATCCTGGGCGCGCTGCGGGATGCCATCCCCACGCGCTTCACCGTGAAGACACGGATCGGCTATCATCATCACGATGAATTCCCCCAACTCCTGGAGATCTTCCGCAAGCACGCCATCGACGTGCTGGCCATCCACGGGCGCACGGTGGAGGAGCGCTACTCGACGCCGGTTCACCCGGACTGCGTGAAGATGGCCGTGGAGACGCTCCCCTGCCCCGTGATCGCGAATGGCAACGTGGTGGATGTCCCCACCGGCCTGGCCTACCGGGAGAAATCGCAGGCCGCCGGGCTGATGATCGGGCGCGGGGCGATCCGGAATCCGTGGCTCTTTTCCCAACTCCGCTCCGCCTTCGCCGGGGAGACGGTGTCGCACCCGGGCTGCCGGGACATGCTGGAGTACGTCGGGCGGCTCTATGATGAACTCGCGGCGCACACGGAGACCTTTGACCCCGTGGGGCATGTGCAACGGATGAAGAAGACGATGGTCTTCGTCACGCAGGGGCATGATGCGGATTTCGAATTCCGCGTGCGCCGGGCGAAGACACCTGAGGACTTTCACTCCGCATGCCGGGATCACCTGGACCGCGACGCCCCGGTCCCCGCCGCCCCGCAGGAAGGCTCCAGAGTGTTTTGTGGCTTCAGCGAATTGCTGGCGGAGTGA
- a CDS encoding GNAT family N-acetyltransferase has product MTLLPITRELEFDCKNYEAVSGIMMEVIESTLAQGTVPPWCGYLALTEGREVVGTCAFKGPPDESGEVELAWFTFPRYERRGHGTRMARMLVEVAENTGSGATLVAHTAPEKDASSRICEHAGFTCEGEVELPDDGPVWRWKRG; this is encoded by the coding sequence ATGACCCTCCTGCCAATCACCCGAGAGTTGGAATTCGACTGCAAGAACTACGAGGCAGTCTCTGGAATCATGATGGAAGTGATCGAGAGCACCCTCGCCCAGGGGACCGTGCCGCCCTGGTGCGGCTATCTCGCGCTCACGGAGGGCCGGGAGGTGGTCGGCACCTGTGCTTTCAAGGGGCCGCCGGACGAGAGCGGCGAGGTGGAGCTCGCGTGGTTCACTTTCCCCCGCTACGAGCGCCGCGGCCACGGCACCCGGATGGCCCGCATGCTGGTGGAAGTCGCTGAAAATACGGGCTCGGGAGCCACGCTCGTCGCCCACACCGCGCCGGAAAAGGACGCCTCCAGCCGGATCTGCGAGCACGCCGGATTCACCTGCGAGGGCGAGGTCGAGCTGCCCGACGACGGACCGGTGTGGCGCTGGAAACGCGGTTAG
- a CDS encoding exosortase/archaeosortase family protein, with translation MHGETQDSSADRGLAKPGPIPRGSLAICLACLAVVVVFYCFVPASGWGGISTAAWWESTWNSENDYEHGYLVPVIMIGLIASQWKKLREVAGQGHWIGLLVLLLGCLFYLAGQRSGQPRLTVGGLPMILWGGSLFLWGWRVGWKLFFPFFILWLAIPVPEFQQATTHLQILSTKLAQWGSNLFGIETVVRGTQIHSVSEKWSALEIDDGCSGIRSLMALILISTVWAYLAPISLWKKAILCFSALPLAIIGNMMRLTSIFVLSEYGDYKFAAGTWHDWAGLLLFYPISLVMLLGVHSVLEGGLPWKRPKKVAVRKTVVSQQGGEALEAR, from the coding sequence ATGCACGGGGAAACCCAAGACAGCTCCGCGGACCGCGGACTCGCGAAGCCCGGGCCTATCCCGAGGGGTTCCCTTGCCATCTGCCTCGCCTGTCTGGCCGTGGTGGTGGTCTTCTACTGCTTCGTCCCTGCCAGCGGCTGGGGCGGCATTTCCACGGCCGCATGGTGGGAGTCCACGTGGAATTCCGAGAATGACTACGAGCACGGCTACCTCGTCCCCGTGATCATGATCGGCCTGATCGCCTCGCAGTGGAAAAAGCTGCGCGAGGTCGCGGGCCAGGGCCACTGGATCGGACTGCTCGTCCTGCTGCTCGGCTGTCTCTTCTACCTCGCCGGCCAGCGCAGCGGCCAGCCGCGCCTGACGGTGGGCGGCCTCCCGATGATACTGTGGGGCGGCTCGCTCTTCCTGTGGGGCTGGCGGGTTGGCTGGAAGCTGTTTTTCCCTTTCTTCATCCTCTGGCTGGCCATCCCGGTGCCGGAGTTCCAGCAGGCGACCACCCACCTCCAGATCCTCTCGACCAAGCTCGCGCAGTGGGGCTCGAATCTCTTCGGCATCGAGACCGTGGTGCGCGGCACCCAGATCCACTCCGTCTCGGAGAAGTGGTCCGCGCTGGAGATCGACGACGGTTGCAGCGGCATCCGCTCGCTCATGGCGCTCATCCTGATTTCCACCGTGTGGGCCTATCTCGCACCCATCTCGCTGTGGAAGAAGGCCATCCTCTGCTTTTCGGCCCTGCCCCTCGCCATCATCGGGAACATGATGCGGCTCACCTCGATCTTCGTCCTGTCCGAGTATGGCGACTACAAGTTCGCCGCGGGCACCTGGCACGACTGGGCAGGCCTGCTCCTTTTCTACCCCATCTCGCTGGTCATGCTGCTCGGCGTCCACTCCGTCCTCGAGGGCGGCCTGCCGTGGAAGCGGCCGAAGAAGGTGGCCGTCCGGAAAACGGTGGTCAGCCAACAGGGAGGGGAGGCCCTTGAAGCCCGATGA
- a CDS encoding EpsI family protein has protein sequence MKRELVLLGCLVAGLSAVFLLPDFKTAESALSRNIPKQLGLWETHGYEASVAEQKTLAKDTLFSKAACLRSRTDSFFDTGPQDRADMSIVMSGIDLANSIHRPERCMPAQGHNIYSSSTAMVSVPNGHEVPARRLLSKQAIPIDETGKSVISRETVTYYFFVGSGRITENHTKRTLLDIQDRLLKGEAQKWAYVSVSMWFNGEHGTPNPDLLSFDEADQKVRDLLGQLAEKNIDWSKIQSTQTPG, from the coding sequence ATGAAACGTGAACTCGTCCTGCTCGGCTGCCTCGTCGCCGGATTGTCCGCGGTCTTCCTGCTGCCGGACTTCAAGACCGCCGAGTCCGCCCTGTCGCGGAATATCCCCAAGCAACTCGGACTCTGGGAGACCCACGGCTACGAGGCGTCCGTGGCCGAGCAGAAGACTCTCGCGAAGGATACCCTTTTCTCAAAGGCTGCCTGTCTCCGGTCCCGCACGGACTCGTTCTTCGACACCGGCCCGCAGGACCGCGCCGACATGTCCATCGTGATGTCGGGCATCGACCTGGCGAACTCGATCCACCGCCCGGAGCGCTGCATGCCGGCCCAAGGGCACAATATCTACAGCTCGTCCACCGCCATGGTGTCGGTGCCGAATGGCCACGAGGTCCCGGCCCGCCGCCTGCTCTCGAAGCAGGCGATCCCCATCGACGAGACCGGGAAGTCCGTCATCTCGCGGGAGACGGTCACCTACTACTTCTTCGTCGGGAGCGGCCGGATCACCGAGAACCACACGAAGCGCACGCTCCTCGACATCCAGGACCGCCTGCTGAAAGGCGAGGCGCAGAAGTGGGCCTACGTCTCCGTCTCGATGTGGTTCAATGGCGAGCACGGCACGCCGAACCCGGACCTGCTGAGCTTCGACGAAGCGGACCAGAAGGTGCGCGATCTCCTCGGCCAGCTCGCCGAGAAGAACATCGACTGGTCGAAGATCCAGAGCACGCAGACCCCCGGTTGA